In the genome of Streptomyces collinus, one region contains:
- a CDS encoding TetR family transcriptional regulator: MTSVEEPARPGERIRDAARTRAEILDVATQEFARAGYDGARVDEIAARTRTTKRMIYYYFGGKEQLFTAVLERAYGVIREAEQQLDVDHLDPVAAIRRLAELTFDHHEQHPDFIRLVSIENIHEAHHIAASEKLGKIGSPALDVIRRILASGQDSGLFTADVDAVDLHAMISSFCFFRVANRHTFGALFGRDLLDRAQRAHYRAMLGDMVIAYLTAERTAD; the protein is encoded by the coding sequence ATGACCAGCGTCGAAGAACCGGCACGGCCTGGCGAGCGCATCCGAGACGCGGCCCGCACCCGGGCCGAGATCCTCGACGTCGCCACGCAGGAGTTCGCGCGGGCCGGCTACGACGGGGCCCGGGTGGACGAGATCGCCGCCCGCACCCGCACCACCAAGCGGATGATCTACTACTACTTCGGCGGCAAGGAGCAGTTGTTCACGGCCGTGCTGGAGCGCGCGTACGGCGTGATCCGGGAGGCCGAGCAGCAGCTCGACGTCGACCATCTGGACCCGGTGGCGGCCATCCGGCGCCTGGCGGAGCTGACCTTCGACCACCACGAGCAGCACCCCGACTTCATCCGCCTGGTCAGCATCGAGAACATCCACGAGGCGCATCACATCGCGGCCTCCGAGAAGCTCGGGAAGATCGGCTCCCCCGCCCTGGACGTGATCCGCCGGATCCTGGCGTCGGGCCAGGACTCGGGGCTGTTCACGGCGGACGTCGACGCCGTCGACCTGCACGCGATGATCTCCTCGTTCTGCTTCTTCCGGGTCGCCAACCGGCACACCTTCGGCGCGCTGTTCGGCCGCGACCTCCTCGACCGGGCCCAGCGCGCGCACTACCGCGCCATGCTGGGCGACATGGTGATCGCGTACCTGACGGCGGAGCGGACGGCGGACTGA
- a CDS encoding MFS transporter, producing the protein MSVPAMPSGSAAPPGQPRKAATAAWIGSALEYYDFFIYGSAAALIFPEVFFDESDPATATLLSLATFGVAYAARPVGALVLGHFGDKLGRKKIMVFTLMLMGLSTFLIGCLPTRDQVGGLAPVLLVLCRVLQGISAAGEQASANSMTLEHAPPDRRGFFTSFTLSGTQGGQLLATLVFIPVAAMPEDQLLSWGWRLPFWLSVAVAVVGWVIRRKLDETPAFAQQAAEDGVARMPLVVLLREHWADVLRVIAGALVASVSTIFTVWALAYATSDAVGMSRTAMLWVGALANVVALAAIPLWATLSDRIGRRPVFLIGAAGSAVTMFLYLWAVSTGSYPLTFLTGIVCFGVVYSAANGVWPAFYGEMFTTRVRLSGVAVGTQIGFAAAGFAVTFAAQIAGPGGDDWSAVALFTAALCVPPVIAAVSARETHRVPTESLGERAGLGAAQPEKVTA; encoded by the coding sequence GTGTCCGTCCCCGCCATGCCCTCAGGGTCCGCCGCCCCGCCCGGTCAGCCCAGGAAAGCCGCGACCGCCGCCTGGATCGGCAGTGCCCTGGAGTACTACGACTTCTTCATCTACGGCAGCGCCGCCGCGCTGATCTTCCCGGAGGTGTTCTTCGACGAGTCCGACCCGGCCACGGCGACCCTGCTGTCGCTGGCCACGTTCGGTGTCGCGTACGCCGCCCGCCCTGTCGGCGCGCTGGTGCTCGGGCACTTCGGGGACAAGCTCGGCCGCAAGAAGATCATGGTCTTCACGCTGATGCTGATGGGGCTGTCGACGTTCCTCATCGGCTGTCTGCCGACCCGGGACCAGGTCGGCGGCCTCGCCCCGGTCCTGCTGGTGCTGTGCCGGGTGCTGCAGGGCATCTCGGCGGCCGGTGAGCAGGCCAGCGCCAACTCCATGACCCTGGAACACGCGCCACCGGACCGGCGCGGCTTCTTCACCAGCTTCACGCTCAGCGGCACCCAGGGCGGCCAGTTGCTGGCCACGCTGGTCTTCATCCCCGTCGCCGCGATGCCCGAGGACCAGTTGCTGTCGTGGGGCTGGCGGCTGCCGTTCTGGCTGAGCGTCGCGGTCGCCGTCGTCGGCTGGGTCATCCGCCGCAAGCTGGACGAGACGCCGGCCTTCGCCCAGCAGGCCGCGGAGGACGGCGTGGCCAGGATGCCGCTCGTGGTGCTGCTCCGCGAGCACTGGGCGGACGTGCTGCGGGTGATCGCGGGTGCGCTGGTCGCCTCGGTCAGCACGATCTTCACGGTGTGGGCACTGGCGTACGCCACGAGCGACGCGGTCGGCATGTCGCGTACGGCCATGCTGTGGGTGGGCGCTCTGGCCAATGTCGTCGCGCTCGCCGCGATCCCGCTGTGGGCGACGCTGTCCGACCGGATCGGACGCCGCCCGGTGTTCCTGATCGGCGCCGCCGGCAGCGCGGTGACGATGTTCCTGTACCTCTGGGCGGTCTCCACGGGCTCCTACCCGCTGACGTTCCTGACGGGCATCGTCTGTTTCGGCGTGGTCTACAGCGCCGCGAACGGTGTGTGGCCCGCCTTCTACGGCGAGATGTTCACGACCCGGGTGCGGCTGTCCGGCGTGGCGGTCGGCACGCAGATCGGTTTCGCGGCGGCCGGGTTCGCGGTGACGTTCGCGGCGCAGATCGCGGGGCCGGGCGGCGACGACTGGTCGGCGGTGGCGCTGTTCACGGCGGCGTTGTGCGTGCCGCCGGTGATCGCGGCGGTGTCGGCGCGGGAGACGCACCGGGTTCCCACGGAGTCGCTGGGGGAACGGGCCGGGCTCGGGGCCGCGCAGCCGGAGAAGGTGACGGCCTGA